One stretch of Brettanomyces nanus chromosome 4, complete sequence DNA includes these proteins:
- a CDS encoding uncharacterized protein (EggNog:ENOG41~MEROPS:MER0019759), whose product MSTKLHPTFPDTSIHEALPSNVTPLHYEVHLLDLNVKKNTFSGLVNIQFAVNSATDCITLHQKFLNFQSANAVSSVTKTETDVPVSAITKHDDRETVEFKLNTGAPISKGHIGLKIHYTGQIRTDMAGFYTSHYEPVNGGDTEYILVTQFESAEARSAFPCYDEPNRKATFDIGLTVDKEVTALSNMPVLSSKTLDSGKKGPGFDKTLKHVQFETTPKMSTYLIAWAVGKFEHVEAHTLKPYRGKTLPIRVYTIPGQSKNGQFALSVAQNDVDFLSKIFDVEYPLPKLDLLAIPQFGANAMENWGMVTFRATALLFDPESSDATYQQNVAYVVSHEIAHSWFGNYVTMNWWSDLWLNESFATFVGSLCVEEMHPEWETFTDFVTNGVEVALDLDGLRNSHPIEVRVNTASEIDQIFDPISYLKGGSIIRMVASTVGVDVFLKGVSKYLKKYAFGNAKSDDLWDAVSTVSGQDITTSVAPWIRAVGYPYISFEKVGDSQLLISQKRFFSSGDAKPEEDQIVWWIPNVPALADGKTKSATVSSNGFLKLNKNTEGFYRVIYEESLFDNIVANLNKFSAEDKIGLIADTAAGAQAGLMKTSQLLHLLDSLKDEKDVNVWIEMIKRLGILKQLYFSDTKILSKLVAFSRNLFKARFHQIFAEPVEKLSLPQLKLRSMLFAETGAAGLAETITNATNLIQRQSIEPSLKLGVFKTLLGNKETCDQETLNAILKEAKHPSSIDSTEIALKALGSIGNPDKYLKDILSLYFSDYVLEMDYTFLTMSLVENPVTKVKFWNFFKKNYSRFREEVAMWTLDRLIKNFLPRLVSKELYDDIDSFFSKQDTTGYTKGLRQSLDSIKNSLAWEKLAKKDVSEWLEANGY is encoded by the coding sequence ATGTCAACCAAATTGCATCCTACTTTCCCAGATACTTCTATTCATGAAGCATTACCTTCTAACGTGACACCGTTGCACTATGAAGTGCATCTTTTGGATTTGAATGTTAAGAAGAACACCTTTAGTGGTCTCGTCAACATTCAATTTGCTGTCAATTCTGCCACAGATTGCATAACACTTCACCAGAAATTCTTGAACTTTCAGTCTGCCAATGCCGTTTCAAGCGTTACTAAAACTGAGACAGACGTTCCTGTATCTGCCATCACTAAACATGACGACAGAGAGACAGTCGAATTCAAATTGAACACAGGTGCACCAATCAGCAAGGGTCACATTGGCTTAAAGATTCATTATACTGGTCAAATAAGGACTGATATGGCAGGCTTTTATACCTCTCACTATGAACCTGTCAATGGTGGTGATACAGAATACATCCTAGTGACTCAGTTCGAGTCTGCAGAGGCTCGTTCTGCCTTTCCATGCTATGATGAGCCAAATAGAAAGGCAACCTTTGATATCGGCTTGACGgttgataaagaagttACTGCTTTATCTAATATGCCCGTCCTATCCTCTAAAACTCTCGACTCAGGCAAGAAAGGTCCTGGCTTTGACAAAACTTTGAAACACGTCCAGTTTGAAACCACTCCAAAGATGTCCACGTACTTGATTGCATGGGCTGTGGGTAAGTTTGAGCACGTTGAAGCACATACTCTCAAGCCTTATCGTGGTAAAACTCTTCCTATTCGTGTCTATACCATTCCCGGCCAATCCAAAAATGGACAATTCGCACTTTCCGTTGCTCAGAATGACGTTGACTTCTTGTCGAAGATCTTTGATGTCGAATACCCATTACCAAAGTTGGACCTTTTGGCTATTCCTCAATTTGGTGCAAATGCCATGGAAAATTGGGGTATGGTGACGTTCCGTGCCACAGCATTATTGTTCGACCCAGAAAGCTCTGATGCAACTTATCAGCAGAACGTTGCATACGTGGTTTCTCATGAAATCGCCCATTCTTGGTTTGGTAACTACGTCACCATGAACTGGTGGTCGGATCTTTGGTTAAACGAGTCCTTCGCTACCTTTGTCGGTTCTCTTTGCGTCGAGGAGATGCATCCCGAATGGGAAACATTCACTGATTTTGTCACCAACGGTGTTGAAGTTGCACTGGACTTAGACGGTCTCAGGAACTCTCATCCAATCGAGGTCCGTGTTAACACAGCCAGTGAAATTGATCAGATTTTTGATCCTATCTCTTATCTCAAAGGTGGCTCCATCATTCGTATGGTGGCATCTACCGTTGGTGTTGACGTCTTCTTGAAAGGTGTTTCaaagtacttgaagaagtatgcGTTTGGGAATGCAAAGTCAGACGACTTATGGGATGCTGTTTCTACTGTGTCAGGACAAGACATTACCACATCGGTGGCTCCTTGGATCAGGGCTGTTGGTTATCCATACATTTCCTTTGAGAAAGTGGGAGATAGTCAACTCTTGATCTCTCAGAAGCGGTTCTTTTCTAGTGGTGATGCCAAACCAGAAGAGGATCAGATTGTTTGGTGGATTCCAAACGTTCCTGCATTAGCAGACGGAAAAACCAAAAGTGCAACGGTTTCATCAAACGGATTCctcaaattgaacaagaatACTGAAGGATTCTATAGAGTCATTTATGAAGAGTCGTTGTTTGACAATATCGTGGCTAATTTGAATAAGTTCAGTGCTGAAGATAAGATTGGATTGATCGCCGATACTGCTGCTGGTGCACAGGCAGGATTAATGAAGACATCACAGCTCCTTCATTTACTTGATTCTCTTAAGGACGAAAAAGACGTCAATGTATGGATCGAAATGATTAAAAGACTTGGAATATTAAAGCAACTCTACTTTTCTGACACTAAGATACTCTCTAAGCTTGTTGCGTTCTCTCGGAATTTGTTTAAAGCCAGATTCCATCAGATTTTTGCCGAACCAGTCGAAAAACTCTCTCTTCCCCAACTCAAGCTAAGATCTATGCTTTTTGCCGAGACTGGTGCTGCTGGTCTTGCTGAAACCATCACCAATGCTACCAATTTGATTCAGAGACAGTCAATCGAACCATCTTTGAAACTTGGAGTGTTCAAAACTCTTTTGGGCAATAAAGAAACTTGTGATCAAGAGACTTTAAATGCTATTCTAAAGGAAGCCAAGCATCCTTCATCCATCGACTCTACAGAGATCGCTTTGAAGGCATTGGGATCAATTGGCAATCCAGATAAGTACTTGAAAGATATTTTGAGCCTTTACTTCTCTGATTATGTTCTTGAGATGGATTATACGTTCCTAACGATGTCATTAGTGGAGAATCCAGTCACCAAGGTCAAGTTCTGgaactttttcaaaaagaaCTATTCAAGATTTAGAGAAGAGGTTGCCATGTGGACTTTGGACAGACTTATCAAGAACTTTTTGCCTCGTCTTGTTTCCAAAGAACTTTATGATGACATTGacagcttcttttctaaaCAGGATACCACTGGTTACACAAAGGGACTCCGTCAAAGTTTAGATTCAATCAAAAATAGCTTGGCTTGGGAGAAACTAGCTAAGAAAGACGTCTCAGAATGGCTAGAAGCTAATGGATACTAA
- a CDS encoding uncharacterized protein (MEROPS:MER0030084), with product MRFTILVDGTDQILTTDLPGDFEIADFMAYIESETDIKPQDQVHEYEGRILPQGDKYKMLSDWILEEEPLVILKKKKLVPAQAAVPAPVASAGSIGSIDSPFVNLQIEQLRQQFIQNPSTQYQLDRKLRESINDKELFKSQMMELMMQKQQAEIQQKQEMDHIYANPDDPDNQKKIMQLIRQQAIDENMKMAYEESPESFTQVHMLYINCEVNGVAVKAFVDSGAQMTIISPDLAIRCGLDKLIDRRFIGEARGVGSAKIEGRVHSAPLKIEGGYFSCSFTVIASQVEMLLGLDMLRRFRAKIDLEKNKLVIGEVETSFLPEIECPNELNGEPGHGFGGNLFSRETPMINQLKKPAKRAKKQKSPKVIPDALKVDQLVAMGFDRKQAELALIQTQNNIELAAGMLFD from the coding sequence ATGAGATTTACCATCCTTGTGGATGGAACAGACCAAATATTGACCACGGATCTCCCTGGAGACTTTGAAATTGCCGATTTCATGGCTTATATTGAATCTGAAACGGATATAAAGCCACAGGATCAGGTGCACGAATATGAGGGCAGGATTTTGCCACAGGGGGACAAGTACAAAATGCTAAGCGACTGGATACTCGAAGAAGAACCGTTGGTgattctcaagaagaaaaagctGGTGCCGGCTCAGGCAGCGGTGCCAGCTCCAGTGGCGTCTGCTGGATCCATTGGATCCATTGATTCGCCGTTTGTCAACTTGCAGATAGAACAACTCAGACAGCAGTTTATCCAGAATCCATCGACTCAATATCAGTTAGATCGAAAGCTTCGAGAGTCAATTAATGACAAAGAATTGTTTAAAAGTCAAATGATGGAACtgatgatgcagaaacAGCAGGCAGAAATCCAGCAGAAACAGGAAATGGACCACATATATGCAAATCCTGATGACCCTGAcaatcagaagaagattatgCAGTTGATAAGGCAACAGGCGATCGACGagaatatgaagatggCTTACGAAGAGTCTCCAGAATCGTTTACTCAGGTTCATATGCTCTATATTAACTGTGAAGTCAATGGAGTGGCAGTTAAGGCCTTTGTGGATTCCGGTGCACAGATGACCATCATTTCTCCTGACTTGGCTATTAGATGTGGCTTAGATAAATTGATAGATAGGCGGTTTATTGGAGAAGCACGAGGTGTTGGTTCTGCCAAGATTGAAGGAAGGGTTCATTCTGCACCTCTaaagattgaaggaggTTACTTTTCGTGCAGTTTCACCGTGATAGCATCGCAGGTTGAAATGTTGTTAGGATTGGACATGTTACGTCGATTCAGGGCCAAAAtagacttggaaaagaataaaTTGGTGATTGGAGAGGTGGAAACCAGCTTTCTTCCTGAGATAGAGTGTCCAAACGAGTTGAATGGAGAACCAGGACACGGATTTGGTGGTAATCTGTTTAGTAGAGAGACTCCAATGATAAACCAGCTAAAAAAACCAGCTAAAAGAGCtaagaagcagaaaagCCCTAAAGTTATACCGGACGCTCTAAAAGTGGATCAACTTGTGGCTATGGGATTTGATAGAAAGCAGGCCGAGTTGGCGTTGATACAGACTCAAAATAACATCGAGTTGGCAGCAGGAATGCTGTTTGACTAA
- a CDS encoding uncharacterized protein (MEROPS:MER0000862), with protein MTPVRSLLELTRLADELVEPFKKSGAYKTKALLMKALECIEVYKANNDSKDSGKCEESFICYTAASKLVSEIIPGTNGFESLNESTDLGQFYNDLVDYLVRKRPQYDSIRMYLQSRARVQKPTMAELSNHSSGDSLMLRFRSLKNGNPSNKSDGSDFLKSLSTQSFITVEQLSKALLNFGSSIFLIDFRRKREFDLDHITLTDNIIQLDPVSVRENYSCQDIADYSMVTNTDHQKKLFLTRSNFKLVVCMDSTSSENHISPKLQRLVHILRLEDKSNPLILDGGFQRWEAVNDHIGIPATVDHSIESDDTSSMVSTSYNERRLIRNVSEYFAAPKTSSSSDTVHSYAYSSSPSPIPSFQMPSQQHRLAPSLPRKPSTMPPTIPSTMPPTLARNHDVTIMTGLVNLHNSCYLNSGLQCLMGTRKLIQFFLNGNYRKHINMNSRLGSKGILANEFASLCTQMFRSTNESKPAYINPIHFRRVLASLNSTFDNCDQQDCAEFLTYLVDSLHEDLNENGNHPKLPELGKEEEQQREALPIRIASTIEWERYLKTNFSIIVDIFEGQMMSLLKCLRCGDTSTTYNSFSTLSLPIPKSRTDQSLTLEDCFNEFVRPEILDGDDKWFCPRCKSKQKSIKHLRISRLPQVLCVHLKRFRMDNYLSKINNYVGYPENLQLDKYWPQVKSDFERAELSKLPVRGQVPPFNYKLFGVINHYGNLINGHYTAYVKKHRHGWCLFDDQNVYKHCRTSKVVNGDAYILFYERK; from the coding sequence ATGACGCCGGTACGATCTCTTTTAGAGCTTACCAGATTGGCGGATGAACTTGTGGAACCGTTCAAGAAAAGTGGAGCGTACAAAACTAAGGCGCTCCTTATGAAGGCTCTTGAATGTATAGAGGTTTATAAGGCCAATAATGATTCTAAAGACAGCGGAAAATGCGAAGAGTCATTTATTTGTTATACGGCAGCATCGAAGCTTGTTAGTGAGATAATTCCAGGGACCAATGGCTTTGAGTCGTTGAACGAGAGTACTGATCTTGGGCAGTTTTATAATGATTTGGTCGATTACTTGGTGAGAAAGCGACCTCAGTATGACTCTATAAGGATGTATCTTCAGTCGAGGGCGAGGGTACAGAAGCCGACGATGGCAGAGCTGTCGAACCACTCATCAGGTGATTCATTGATGCTACGATTTagaagtttgaagaatggcAATCCATCCAACAAGTCAGACGGATCTGACTTCCTCAAAAGTCTCTCAACTCAGTCGTTTATCACAGTGGAGCAACTCTCCAAAGCTTTGTTGAACTTTGGTTCTTCTATTTTCCTAATAGACTTCCGGCGCAAGCGTGAATTTGACCTAGATCATATAACTTTGACTGACAACATCATTCAATTAGACCCAGTATCTGTTCGAGAGAACTACAGTTGTCAGGACATTGCCGATTATTCCATGGTGACCAATACAGAtcatcaaaagaagcttttCTTAACCCGTTCAAACTTCAAACTCGTTGTTTGTATGGACAGTACCTCTTCAGAGAATCACATCTCTCCTAAATTGCAACGACTCGTTCATATCCTACGACTTGAAGATAAATCCAATCCACTTATATTGGATGGTGGCTTTCAACGATGGGAGGCTGTAAATGATCATATAGGTATTCCAGCTACCGTTGACCATTCTATAGAGTCTGACGATACTTCTAGTATGGTTTCTACTTCATACAATGAAAGAAGGTTGATTAGAAATGTTAGCGAATATTTTGCTGCTCCAAAGACATCCAGTAGCAGTGATACTGTTCATAGCTATGCTTATTCTTCATCGCCATCTCCAattccatcttttcaaatgcCTAGTCAGCAGCATCGCTTAGCGCCTTCTCTACCGAGAAAACCAAGTACTATGCCTCCTACTATACCTTCTACTATGCCTCCTACGCTTGCAAGAAACCATGACGTTACCATAATGACAGGACTTGTCAATCTTCATAACTCGTGCTACTTAAACTCAGGACTACAGTGCCTTATGGGTACCAGAAAATTGATCcagttctttctcaatgGGAATTATCGAAAGCATATCAACATGAACTCCAGACTCGGTTCTAAAGGCATATTAGCCAACGAGTTTGCATCTTTATGCACTCAAATGTTTAGAAGCACGAACGAATCAAAGCCCGCATACATTAATCCCATCCATTTTCGAAGAGTTCTTGCTTCTTTAAACAGTACATTTGATAACTGTGATCAACAGGATTGTGCCGAGTTTCTCACCTACTTGGTAGACTCTCTTCACGAGGACTTGAACGAAAATGGCAATCATCCAAAGCTTCCGgaacttggaaaagaagaggagcAACAAAGAGAAGCCTTGCCCATTCGTATTGCTTCAACTATTGAATGGGAAAGATACCTCAAGACCAACTTTTCCATCATAGTCGACATTTTCGAAGGTCAAATGATGTCTCTGTTGAAGTGCCTCCGTTGTGGAGACACTTCTACTACCTACAATTCCTTCAGTACTCTCAGTTTACCCATTCCAAAGAGTAGGACTGACCAATCGTTAACCTTAGAAGACTGTTTCAATGAGTTTGTTAGACCCGAGATTCTTGATGGTGACGATAAGTGGTTCTGTCCACGTTGTAAGAGTAAACAGAAATCCATAAAACATCTACGCATATCGAGGTTACCGCAGGTTCTATGTGTTCATTTGAAGCGTTTTAGAATGGACAATTACCTAAGCAAGATCAACAATTACGTGGGATATCCTGAGAACTTACAACTAGATAAGTATTGGCCTCAAGTCAAGTCAGACTTCGAAAGAGCCGAGCTGAGTAAGCTACCGGTTAGAGGACAAGTTCCTCCATTTAATTATAAGCTATTTGGAGTGATCAACCATTATGGAAACCTTATCAACGGTCATTATACAGCTTATGTGAAAAAGCACAGACATGGATGGTGCTTATTTGATGACCAAAACGTCTACAAGCATTGTAGAACGAGCAAAGTTGTGAACGGAGATGCTTATATACTTTTTTACGAAAGAAAGTAA
- a CDS encoding uncharacterized protein (BUSCO:EOG09342JR5~EggNog:ENOG41) → MEFLEPETEQRTKSKGTDDKTDKMVNELGDSVEKIYSGVESEAKQGWTSLSGFWGNFQKSLPDLTKQGISKTKNKLNNDKNIEVLKEKSEKVIHNVSDNTSKMLDTLDSHLEKVESVTYGYATHLTTLFKARTGLNLDIVSNTDSLSSEKESEVLFNLPKGLASNRVEAQMHELQTNKDGYLKKFSNEGRDCLKDYELKEEEIEEKKSLLETKNSPVAELYKELVPESLDDEFFWKYYFSTKGAIIGEEKRRKELLKKSAEEEEEDFKWDDDE, encoded by the coding sequence ATGGAGTTTTTGGAGCCGGAAACTGAACAAAGGACCAAATCTAAAGGAACAGATGATAAAACTGATAAAATGGTGAATGAATTGGGTGATAGCGTTGAAAAAATATACTCTGGAGTAGAATCCGAGGCCAAACAGGGGTGGACATCGTTGAGCGGGTTCTGGGGTAACTTTCAAAAGTCACTACCTGATTTAACCAAACAGGGAATATCCAAAACAAAGAATAAGTTGAACAATGataagaatattgaagtattgaaggagaaatcaGAAAAGGTTATACATAACGTTAGTGATAATACCAGTAAGATGTTGGATACGTTGGACTCTCACTTAGAGAAAGTCGAGAGTGTCACGTATGGATACGCTACACACTTGACAACGCTTTTCAAGGCAAGAACAGGCCTTAATTTGGACATTGTTAGCAATACAGATTCTCTCAGTagtgagaaagaatcaGAGGTATTATTCAACCTACCCAAAGGATTGGCCAGTAATAGAGTGGAGGCGCAGATGCATGAATTACAGACCAATAAGGATGGATATTTAAAGAAATTTAGCAACGAAGGAAGGGATTGTTTGAAAGACTatgagttgaaagaagaggagattgaagaaaagaagagtctATTGGAAACGAAGAATTCACCTGTTGCCGAGTTGTATAAAGAGCTTGTTCCAGaatcattggatgatgaattcttctggaagtaTTATTTTAGTACTAAAGGTGCAATCATcggtgaagaaaagagaagaaaggaactACTCAAGAAGAGTgctgaagaggaagaagaggacttTAAGTgggatgatgatgagtaA
- a CDS encoding uncharacterized protein (MEROPS:MER0044357) produces MINRGILELKTTAKRLLDSRSLGLLGTRGISNSRILFSPRPTEVNTAAVSESRSVNETPRNPRSPLNPQMSFPCLEKLERRSKKLIEEGPEPVYSKISRKNVEMFHSGEPIFLDYGGFLPEFDIAYECWGNLNEARSNVILIHTGLSASSHAHSTSKNRSKGWWEDFIGPGKYLDTEKYFVVCTNVLGGCYGSTGPMSIDPSTGEKYATTFPVVSVNDMVRAQHRLISQYFGVSKLYCSIGASMGGMQSLAYAYEFTDEVEKVISISGCAKSHPYSIAMRFCQRQVLMTDPKWNKGYYYDSVPPHSGMKLAREIATVTYRSGPEWEQRFGVERADPSSQPALCPDFLIETYLDHAGEKWCLEYDANSLLYISKAMDLFDMSKKIRSQAFNSRIQAEKRFKGENLSVNDLVYKPMESCKFNQPMKENRISRRFSPEEAKEDLVEGMSRIAGKDVLVIGVESDILFPAWQQKEIYELLKEAGRRKGLDTSKLQHVELSQEQSYYGHDTFLLALKDIGEPVKNFLLH; encoded by the coding sequence ATGATTAATAGGGGAATTCTTGAATTAAAGACGACAGCCAAGAGGTTGTTGGACTCACGTTCACTGGGCTTACTGGGAACAAGGGGAATTTCCAATTCTCGTATTTTGTTCAGTCCCAGACCTACTGAAGTGAATACGGCAGCTGTCAGTGAGTCTCGTTCGGTCAACGAGACCCCACGAAACCCACGTAGTCCCCTTAATCCTCAGATGTCGTTCCCATGTCTAGAGAAATTAGAGAGACGGTCCAAGAAGctcattgaagaaggtcCAGAACCGGTGTATTCGAAGATCTCCCGGAAAAATGTAGAGATGTTCCACTCTGGTGAGCCTATCTTCTTGGACTATGGAGGCTTTTTGCCTGAATTTGATATTGCATACGAGTGCTGGGGAAATTTAAATGAAGCCAGATCCAACGTGATACTCATTCACACGGGGCTCTCAGCTTCATCTCATGCGCACTCCACCTCGAAGAATCGCTCGAAGGGTTGGTGGGAGGATTTTATCGGCCCCGGGAAATATTTGGACACTGAAAAATACTTCGTAGTATGTACAAACGTTCTAGGCGGTTGTTATGGCTCTACTGGTCCCATGTCCATTGACCCTTCTACAGGTGAAAAGTATGCAACTACGTTTCCGGTTGTATCGGTCAACGACATGGTTAGGGCACAGCATCGTCTTATCAGTCAGTACTTCGGTGTGTCTAAGCTTTACTGTTCTATAGGAGCATCTATGGGAGGAATGCAGTCGTTAGCATATGCCTACGAGTTTACAGATGAGGTAGAGAAGGTGATATCAATCTCTGGATGTGCTAAATCTCATCCCTATTCTATTGCTATGAGATTCTGTCAAAGACAGGTTCTTATGACGGATCCTAAGTGGAATAAGGGCTACTATTATGACAGTGTTCCTCCCCATAGCGGTATGAAGCTGGCCAGAGAGATTGCCACTGTGACATATCGTTCTGGTCCTGAATGGGAACAAAGATTTGGTGTGGAAAGAGCCGATCCATCTAGTCAGCCTGCTCTATGCCCAGATTTCCTTATCGAGACATACTTGGATCATGCTGGAGAGAAATGGTGTCTTGAATATGACGCTAATTCTCTTCTATACATTTCTAAGGCCATGGATCTCTTTGATATGAGTAAAAAAATAAGGTCTCAGGCTTTTAACAGTCGCATTCAGGCAGAAAAGAGgttcaaaggagaaaatcTATCGGTGAATGACTTGGTTTATAAACCTATGGAGAGTTGTAAGTTTAACCAGCCAATGAAAGAGAATCGTATAAGCAGAAGATTCTCTCCCGAAGAAGCCAAGGAGGATTTGGTCGAAGGTATGAGCAGAATTGCAGGCAAAGACGTTCTTGTCATAGGTGTTGAGTCTGATATCCTCTTCCCTGCTTGGcaacagaaagagatataTGAACTGCTCAAAGAAGCAGGCCGTAGAAAAGGTCTTGATACTTCCAAGCTTCAGCACGTCGAGCTATCTCAGGAACAAAGTTATTACGGTCACGATACCTTCTTGTTGGCATTGAAGGATATTGGAGAACCAGTCAAGAACTTTCTTCTACACTAA
- the GFA1 gene encoding glutamine--fructose-6-phosphate transaminase (isomerizing) (BUSCO:EOG09340OA3~MEROPS:MER0012158), whose product MCGIFGYANYNVDRSRGQIIDTLVEGLTKLEYRGYDSAGIGIDGENDFDENSPVREIALYRQVGKVSKLKEEIINHHPDISEMFHNHVGIAHTRWATHGGVTQANCHPQPSDDNNEFIVVHNGIITNYRELKTFLKGEGFTFRSDTDTEVIAKLFKYYYDKDQDLEFYQLAKEVLYQLQGSYGLLIKSVRYPNEMIATRKGSPLLIGVKTEQKLKVDFVDVEFINDDVKDSSSNGAIRTHPPKNTMAIRKSESRAILPDFSKPIEFFVSSDASAVVEHTKKVLFLEDDDIAHIDNGELHIHRARRSASTSTTRPVHTLEMQLAEIMKGGFDHFMLKEIFEQPDSTFNTMRGRINFNKKTVTLGGVKDYLITIRHSRRYLMVACGTSYHSCMAVRPLFEELTGIPVTVELASDFLDRAPPVFRDDTCLFVSQSGETADSMQALRYCKSAGALNLGIVNTVGSSISRETDCGVHINAGPEIGVASTKAYTSQFIALVMLALQISSNVIDNRARAEEIINGLKDIPAMIGKVLSKKAHIKEICHEYLTGKESMLVIGRGYQYASALEGALKIKEISYIHAEGVQAGELKHGVLALVDENMPIIAFATRDSLSPKVNSAIQQVTARDGRPVIICSEGEKMIDKSKTSAIIEVPTTVDCLQGLVNIIPLQMMGYYLSVEAGNNPDRPRNLAKSVTVE is encoded by the coding sequence ATGTGTGGAATCTTTGGCTATGCCAATTATAACGTCGACCGATCCAGAGGTCAGATCATCGATACTCTAGTAGAAGGTTTGACCAAGTTGGAATATCGAGGCTATGATTCTGCAGGTATTGGCATTGACGGAGAGAATGACTTTGATGAGAACTCTCCCGTTAGAGAGATTGCTTTATACCGTCAAGTTGGAAAGGTGTCCAAActtaaagaagagattatCAACCATCACCCTGACATCTCAGAGATGTTTCATAATCACGTGGGTATTGCTCATACTAGATGGGCCACTCATGGAGGTGTTACTCAGGCCAATTGCCATCCTCAACCTTCAGATGATAACAATGAGTTCATCGTTGTCCATAATGGCATTATCACTAACTATAGAGAGCTCAAGACCTTCCTTAAAGGTGAAGGTTTTACCTTCAGATCTGATACGGATACTGAGGTAATTGCCAAGCTGTTTAAATACTACTATGATAAAGATCAAGACCTTGAGTTCTATCAACTTGCCAAAGAGGTCTTGTATCAACTTCAAGGTTCTTATGGTTTGTTAATCAAATCTGTTAGGTATCCTAACGAGATGATTGCCACTAGAAAAGGCTCTCCCTTACTCATTGGTGTTAAGACCGagcagaagttgaaggttGACTTTGTTGACGTTGAATTCATCAACGACGACGTCAAAGACAGCTCTTCCAACGGCGCTATTAGAACTCATCCTCCTAAAAACACCATGGCCATCAGAAAGTCGGAATCTCGTGCAATTTTACCTGATTTCAGTAAGCCTATTGAGTTTTTCGTCTCTTCGGATGCTTCCGCTGTAGTCGAACATACCAAAAAggttctcttcttggaagatgatgacaTTGCACACATAGATAATGGTGAATTACATATCCATCGTGCCCGTCGTAGTGCAAGTACATCGACTACAAGACCCGTTCATACCTTGGAGATGCAGCTTGCTGAGATTATGAAAGGTGGCTTTGATCACTTTATGCTCAAGGAGATCTTTGAACAACCAGACTCTACTTTCAACACCATGCGTGGTCgtatcaacttcaacaagaagacCGTCACCCTTGGTGGTGTCAAAGATTATCTTATCACCATTCGCCATTCCAGAAGATACCTTATGGTGGCATGTGGTACATCCTATCATTCGTGTATGGCTGTTAGACCTCTTTTCGAGGAGCTTACTGGGATTCCGGTCACCGTTGAATTGGCCTCCGACTTTTTGGATAGAGCTCCTCCCGTTTTCAGAGATGATACATGTCTCTTTGTGTCACAATCTGGTGAAACGGCAGACTCTATGCAGGCTCTACGGTATTGTAAATCTGCTGGAGCTCTAAATCTCGGTATTGTTAATACCGTTGGTTCCAGTATCTCACGTGAAACAGACTGTGGTGTCCATATCAATGCAGGACCCGAAATTGGTGTTGCTTCTACTAAAGCCTACACCTCACAGTTCATTGCTTTGGTTATGTTGGCGTTGCAGATTTCCAGTAACGTCATAGACAATCGTGCACGTGCCGAGGAGATCATTAATGGTCTTAAAGACATTCCTGCCATGATCGGCAAAGTTCTCAGCAAGAAAGCTCATATTAAGGAGATCTGCCACGAGTATTTAACCGGTAAAGAATCGATGTTGGTCATTGGTAGGGGTTACCAATATGCCTCGGCTCTTGAAGGAGCTTTGAAGATAAAAGAAATCTCTTATATTCACGCCGAAGGTGTCCAGGCAGGTGAATTAAAGCACGGCGTTCTTGCCTTAGTCGATGAAAATATGCCCATCATTGCATTTGCAACGCGTGATTCACTTTCTCCTAAGGTTAACTCTGCTATCCAGCAGGTTACTGCTAGAGACGGTCGTCCGGTCATCATCTGTTCtgaaggtgaaaaaatGATCGATAAATCCAAGACTTCCGCCATTATTGAGGTGCCAACAACTGTTGATTGCTTACAAGGATTGGTAAATATTATTCCCCTTCAGATGATGGGATATTATCTATCTGTTGAAGCTGGTAACAATCCTGATCGTCCTAGaaatttggccaaatctGTCACTGTCGAATAA